The Arcanobacterium pinnipediorum genome includes a region encoding these proteins:
- a CDS encoding GntR family transcriptional regulator codes for MLRQYQPRIELNRTSDIPLHMQISEPIERAIVDGQLSAGTVIENEISMARRLQVSRPSVRRAMQTLVEQGLLIRQRGKGTIVAPKPRHRLLKLTSLNEELRVQGQHPTTQILAYNVVAANSKMAHQLDCLPGSPVLELERLRYRDGVPIALLYNWMRADIAPSFADLEQYGLYELIRKSGTTIASTTQSVGAERPTRRQAKLLTIPLRQPVLTINRTAFDDTGDIVEWGIHTYRGDLYRYESTVFAQGE; via the coding sequence ATGTTGCGTCAATATCAGCCTCGGATCGAGCTTAACCGCACCTCTGATATTCCGTTGCATATGCAGATTTCGGAACCGATCGAACGCGCTATCGTCGATGGGCAGTTGAGTGCGGGTACAGTGATCGAGAACGAGATTTCGATGGCGCGTCGCCTGCAGGTTTCGCGCCCTTCCGTGCGGCGCGCTATGCAAACGTTGGTAGAGCAGGGTTTGCTGATCCGTCAGCGCGGTAAAGGTACGATTGTGGCGCCTAAGCCGCGCCATCGGCTTCTCAAACTCACCTCGCTGAATGAAGAATTGCGGGTGCAAGGCCAGCATCCTACCACCCAGATTTTGGCGTACAACGTGGTTGCCGCTAATTCAAAAATGGCACACCAGCTCGATTGTTTACCCGGCTCACCGGTGTTGGAACTCGAACGGCTGCGCTATCGTGATGGGGTTCCCATCGCGTTGTTATATAACTGGATGCGCGCCGATATTGCCCCAAGTTTTGCTGACCTAGAACAATACGGATTATATGAGCTGATCCGTAAATCTGGCACAACGATCGCTTCAACGACTCAATCAGTTGGCGCCGAGCGCCCTACTCGGCGCCAAGCTAAGCTCCTTACTATCCCGTTGCGCCAGCCAGTGCTCACGATCAACCGTACCGCGTTCGACGATACCGGCGATATTGTTGAATGGGGAATCCACACTTATCGTGGAGATCTGTATCGTTACGAATCAACGGTCTTCGCACAAGGGGAGTAA